Within the Arachis duranensis cultivar V14167 chromosome 10, aradu.V14167.gnm2.J7QH, whole genome shotgun sequence genome, the region aattaattctaactAAAGTACTcaattattgaaaatttgaaatactaaataacttaaaaaaataaaaatacataccTTATGGCTGATGCACCGCCAGCAGAGAAGAGGGAGACCGGAGAAGAAGCACGACGCTGATGACGACAGCAGGAACGACTGGACAACCGGACCGGCAAAAGGAGGACAACGATGGACACACAGCGACACAGGACAGGAGGCGATGACCCAAGATACTCAAGGGCCACCGAGCCGACAACTCTGAGTAGCAATTGCCGACGACGTTGCACCGTTCGATGGAGGTGGTGCTGGCTGTGGTCGTGTGGTGCGAGAGCGAGACTGCGAGCACGGTGAGGATGAGAAGGGCTGAACGGGTCTCTCTCAATTTCAGGTCTCAGCTGTTTAGAGTTTggggaaagaaaaagggaatggGTTTGGGTCTGGGAACACTAGGAGGCTTTGAGCTTGGGTTTCTTTCAAGCTttcagttcttttttttttaaataattgaaacGACTTCATTTgacttgaagaaaaaaaaatagagttcGAAccggtttggatttttttaaaccCACCGGTTTTTCGGTTTTCGTCAAATCCGGCTGGTTCAAATCGGGTCTCACCAATTCTCTTCTTTATCCGGTCAGCTAGCTCACCCTAACCAGCTTTGTTATCGGTTTACCGGGTTTTCGGTTCTATCGAGCGGGTCAGTTCGGTTCAGATAATACTGGTTAGCTCACTAATTCGCTTAACCAAGTGTCAGGAATTTGAATTACGCCTTGTGTATGCAGCAACTCATTAGTCaatgacaaatttttaaatagagctCTAATCCatgacggattagtccttaacttATCATGATAGAAGgtacaatagaaaaaaaaaacacaaaatttgattattgttttgcAATGCTAAGAATCTGAGATATCCACATATATATAGCACTTGAATTAATTTAAGGCAGAGAATCAAATATTGCTAGGTAGTAAACATTTTTTCCCTGTTTCTTTTCGGTTTATTTATGTGGTGACACAGCAAGTCAGAAAGCAATAAGCTAAGGATCCGAtcctctttttattttccatatAGATATTATTCCGGTTTTAAAAGTAAGagctttaatttttattcttttgcaagcttggaagaaaaataattttctcttttttttctttttatcatgGGCAGAAAAAGATTTTTCATAAGTGGGTTATTTATTGCTGGGAATCAATCCTGGTGTGGCTGTCAGAAAGGCAAAGACCTTTGCCGAAAACATAGAATTTTCTGTTTGAAAAGGCTAATTGGGCCACATGTTGATGTTACTGAGATCCAAGTCTCTGGGGCAGAAATTCATATTTGGGCCTCCATCAAGCCTAATATGTTAAAAGTTGGATAGGCATTGTTCTTGGATGAATATTAGATTTCAttttattggttgataaaatgtaAGTTCCATgaccaaaaaatttataaagttcAATTATGTTCCACATGTCCTTGAGCCCATCTTCTCACTCTTTTTTCAAAACACATAttggatttattttaaaaatatatgagataaaatagtataaaaaagtTAGGAAACACGCAAATCGCTTTGGACAAAAATCTGGTATTTTTGTCGAGTAGAGTGACCAATTTCTTTGGCACTTCAATGGGTGAGAATGTGAGATAGTGAATCCATAATTTTGAAGTTTTCATGTGAACGTAACGCTTTTGTTCAAGTTTTTCAGCAAATCATGAACCAAAACAACCAAAAACAATAAGATTCGATTCAGTTTGGGttattaaaatcttttactcaACCCGATCCAAATAAGTTAGAGTCGGTTCGGATTGGACGAATTTCTTTAATCAGcattaaaaaaacacaaaataatacaTTAGAAATAGAAGAGGAGAACTAGAGAGCATTAGAAATTACCAATTCGTGGCtgatcaaaattttatttaagtgtTTGTCTTTAATCAATAGTTACGGCGTTTTTAAAGGATAATGAATGTATGTGGTCGCAATCTGCGTTGTATTCGTTTTATTGGcccaaaaaagaaaatgtaCATTCTGTttttgagagagaaaaaaaagaggggaATCCAATATAATTGGTCTTAAAAAGGTTTTAACTGCCAGATGTGTTTAGTTGTCTTAGTATTTGGGACCGCCAACGTGTTAAGGCGCGTACTTACTTTGCTAATCATCCATACGCCGTCGTTTTGGGTTCGTCGGTTCAATTAATCCTTCGAAGATTCTCAGCCtactctctctttattttttgtttctcgTAACTTCTCTTATCgtttctctttcttctcattTCGCCCTTCTTCACAAATTCGTGGAATCGTCCTCACTCTCATGTTTCTATGGCCTCAAGTTCAGGTacacttctcttctctctctccacTTCGCGCCTCATCTTCTGGATTTCTCAATATTCTTTTTTGTCAACAGTTTTTATTGATGTTGATATGTATTtatcctaattttttattaattaagaatTTAAGATCAATTCTCCAGCTGAATGGCCATTCAATTGAAATCAATTGCTTTGTGATTAATCTTGAGCTTATCTGAGTCGGTGTTGTTGATGATTTGATATACAATGAATATTTAActgtatgattttttttatggtgCAGATTTTGCGTTATCAGTTCCTTCTGAACTTGAGTCAGTTTTGAGGTTGAGGACTGTTGATTACTTTATTACGAGGAGGCCATGGCTTGGTATGTCCGAAGCTGCTATTATGTTTCCCCTTACccgttttttattctttaaatttatgatttttaatatttctatgtGTTTGTTTCAGATCTTTATGGAGTTAATGTGAGACCTGTGGCGCCATTTGGAAGTGCAAGTAGAAAGCCTTATGTGGAATCTGCACTCATTCATCAATGCTTACCAGATGAGCTGCTTTTTGAGGTagtgtcaaaaaaaaaaaaaaaaaaaaaaagatagaaactTCACAGATAGTCTCCCCGGTCTGCCATATATTGCAATCCTAAGAAGAATCATTTTCATATTCTTGAAATCATTTCCTGCACACCCACATTTGACACTTTAGGAAACTAAATTTCTAAGTTAATATGATGTTTTTGCATTGTTCTTCGTGGTACAGCCTTTAGAATTGGGAGTAGAAACTATTCTTAAAATAAGAACCATAGTATGAATAACATAGATCTTTAACTTGTCAGGACATATGTCGATATCTCTTTAAGGTCTATTCAGTGATTTTTGAGCCGTTAGATGAATGGATATTCTTATGCTGAAAGTTCTGTAGTTACATACAAGAAAAAACTCTCAGAAATAGATATATTGAATGTATATTTATAGGTCTTTGCTCGAATGACTCCATATGACTTGGGAAAGGCATCTTGTGTGTGTCGAAAATGGAGGTACACAATTCGTAACCCTGTTTTTTGGCGCGTTGCATGCTTGAAGGCTTGGCAGGTAAACTTGCTAGAGCTTTTGAATGTGGAGGTTTGACTGCACATAAATATCTTAAGTTCTAATTTTGGAGTCTCCTTTATGAAGCTCTCTGGAGTGGTAGAAAACTATAGGATTCTTCAATCAAAATATGATGGCTCATGGCGTAAAATGTGGCTCTCACGACCAAGGTTGCGAACTGATGGTAAGAACAACAATCTCTTATTGGGTAACCTTATTGCCTGCTCCTTTCATTATATTAATTGGAAACATGTGATGGttcagtatttttttttctcttccctTGCATTTTAATGTAATCAAGCTGGTGCCTTCTTCTTATGCTTCCACATGTCAGGTATTTATGTGAGTAGAAATACCTACATTCGAGCCGGAGTTGCAGAGTGGAAAATTACTAATCCAGTTCATCTGGTATGCATTTATATCTCTGTGTGTTGCTAGGAAATGTGCATTATGATTATTGCTATTGTTAATCTTTATTACCTTGCTATTAAGTAGCATGAATTATTTGAACTATTTCTTATTTATGGCTTCTGGGACTAATTCTTCAGAAGTGTGCCTAGTCATAAACTAACTAGAAGTTCTGTACCATTCTTAGAAAATTTGCTCCATCAGTAATTTAAATGGTCTTGAACGTTGAACCACTACTCTCAtgtattttgtggttttataAATCCTAGCATAGGATCCTACTGTTGTCCTATTGTAAGCCTTCTTAAGAGTTAAAGGGCAATATACTATATGCCTAAGATATTACCTTCTTGTTAGTCCATGAAACTCCGGAACTTGTTAGGTGGCTTTAAGCCTATATGTTGTCCTAGAGTTTTTGTATAAGAATAAGGACTTTGTATTAGGAACCTGTAAGTAAATTTTGTTTGGtgttttctgtatttgcatATTTACgttttcataataattgtttGTATCCTCTGCAGGTCTGCTATTTCCGGTACATGAGATTTTTCCCTTCTGGGCGATTTCTTTATAAGGTTGTGATTCATGATGTCTGAATGTAGTTGAATATATGTTTTCGGCTTCTATTACATCTAATTGCCTTAGATGTTAATATTGTGTTGTCTAGAATTCTTCTCAAAAGATCAAGGATGTGGTGAAGTTCATGAACTTTCGATCATCTAAAGTAGACTCTGTTTTTGGTGGCCACTACACATTGTCAGATGACAAGGTGAAGTTGTAATTTTTGCCAAACTATGTAATTTAGtttttcctgctctttaatctCTATTGCTTTTTAAGGAGTaaacattttctttccttctagTAAGTTTTACATAATAGCCATATTTCTTTACATAGATGTTGAGTCAAATTTCAATTGAAACTACCATTGCAGGTTGAAGCTGCTGTCTTGTATCCAGGCATGTGACCTACTGTCTTGAGAATTCGCTTGAGGTATTTTATAAGGCCTTAACCTTAATAACTTGTTATTGAAAATTTGTGTTACC harbors:
- the LOC107470599 gene encoding F-box protein 7, with the translated sequence MASSSDFALSVPSELESVLRLRTVDYFITRRPWLDLYGVNVRPVAPFGSASRKPYVESALIHQCLPDELLFEVFARMTPYDLGKASCVCRKWRYTIRNPVFWRVACLKAWQLSGVVENYRILQSKYDGSWRKMWLSRPRLRTDGIYVSRNTYIRAGVAEWKITNPVHLVCYFRYMRFFPSGRFLYKNSSQKIKDVVKFMNFRSSKVDSVFGGHYTLSDDKVEAAVLYPGM